Proteins encoded by one window of Cupriavidus sp. EM10:
- a CDS encoding alpha/beta fold hydrolase: MTRAALSREAALQSPPGTFTRLFGQGRVGLVSLSRDVLARRYALPASRWIQVMGALVHYTEEGVPEGEPLVLIHGFGASLHTWEGLMPALRQRYRVIRLDLAPFGLTGPLRDARGRIATMDIDAYRAFIDGFLAALSLSRATFIGNSLGGLIAWDLAARRPAMVNRLVLIDAAGFPMKLPIYIDLFRHAAVRWSAPWLLPEWIIRAATRDVYGDAARVPEATFRRYVDFFYAAGSREAVGRMVPKLDFDQLDTERLRGVRQPTLVLWGDRDRWIPPAHAAEFAARIPDVTLHRYAGLGHVPMEEDPQRVAADLLRFLDGARTAPTTQQQELTS, translated from the coding sequence ATGACCCGCGCCGCGTTGTCGCGCGAGGCCGCGCTGCAGTCGCCGCCCGGCACCTTCACGCGGCTGTTCGGCCAGGGCCGCGTGGGGCTGGTCAGCCTGTCGCGCGACGTGCTGGCGCGCCGCTATGCGCTGCCTGCCTCGCGCTGGATCCAGGTGATGGGCGCGCTGGTGCACTACACCGAGGAGGGCGTGCCCGAAGGCGAGCCGCTGGTGCTGATCCACGGCTTCGGCGCGTCGTTGCACACGTGGGAAGGGCTGATGCCGGCGCTGCGCCAGCGCTACCGCGTGATCCGGCTGGACCTCGCGCCGTTCGGCCTGACCGGCCCGCTGCGCGACGCGCGCGGCCGCATCGCGACGATGGATATCGACGCCTACCGCGCCTTTATCGATGGCTTCCTGGCCGCGCTGAGCCTGTCGCGCGCCACGTTTATCGGCAACTCGCTGGGCGGGCTGATTGCGTGGGACCTGGCGGCGCGGCGCCCGGCGATGGTGAACCGGCTGGTGCTGATCGACGCGGCCGGCTTTCCGATGAAGCTGCCGATCTACATCGACCTGTTCCGCCACGCGGCGGTGCGCTGGTCGGCGCCGTGGCTGCTGCCCGAGTGGATCATCCGGGCGGCCACCCGCGACGTGTACGGCGATGCGGCGCGCGTGCCCGAGGCCACGTTCCGCCGCTATGTCGATTTCTTTTACGCAGCAGGCAGCCGCGAGGCGGTGGGCCGCATGGTGCCGAAGCTCGATTTCGATCAGCTCGACACCGAACGCCTGCGCGGCGTGCGCCAACCCACGCTGGTGCTGTGGGGCGACCGCGACCGCTGGATTCCGCCCGCGCATGCCGCGGAGTTCGCGGCACGTATCCCCGACGTGACGCTGCACCGCTACGCGGGCCTTGGCCATGTGCCGATGGAAGAAGACCCGCAGCGCGTGGCTGCCGACCTGCTGCGCTTCCTAGACGGTGCCCGCACGGCGCCCACCACCCAGCAACAGGAGCTCACATCATGA